From Gottschalkiaceae bacterium SANA:
TTCAATTTTCCCTCTGGATCAGAAAAGCAAAGACTCTCCATATCCATTGACAGAGCATCGGAAGCTTCCTCAAAAATGAGGCGCGCTTCTGAAAACTCATCAACAAATTCTTTGCCCATGCCAAGTTTTTGCGCACCCTGGCCTGGGAATAAAAATGCTGTTTTTCCCATTACAATGCCTCCACTTGTTTCTTTAATTGAGCGAAAGGTTCTGATAAGGCTAATAAGGATTCAAGAATTTTCGCTGCTGGCTCAATTTCACTAACCATGCACGCGCATTGTCCAGCCATAAATGAACCGGTCTTCATATCGCCTTCAATGGCTGCCCGATACAAAGAACCCGCCGAATAGGCCTCAATTTCTTCCGCATTCTTTCCAGCTTGATCCATCTTTTTCAATTCCTTCGATAAAGGATTTCTCAAAACTCGGACGGGATGGCCCGTGTTTCGTCCTGTCACAAAAGAGTCGATATCCTTGGCTTTCATCACCTTTTTCTTATAATTCTCATGTACCGTGCATTCTTCCGCCAAAATAAATCGCGTACCCACCTGTACACCGACAGCACCCAAAGCAAAAGAGGCTAAGACACCGCGAGCATCAAAAATACCCCCAGCGGCAATCACCGGCAGATCAATCGCGTCAACAACAGCAGGAACCAGAGTCATGGTGTTTAATTCACCTACATGACCCCCAGCTTCGCCACCCTCGGCTATAATTGCATCAACACCAAGACGAACCATGCGTTTTGCCAAAGCAACACTGGCAACCACAGGGATCACCTTAGTACCATTACTCTGCCACGCCTTAATAAAGCGGCTGGGATCGCCTGCGCCTGTAATGACAACGGGCACTTTCTCTTCCGTTGCGATCAAGGCCACCTCTTCCACATAGGGACTGAGGAGCATAACATTTAATCCATAGGGCTTATCTGTCAATTGACGAATCTTTTGAATCTGCTCTCGCACATAGGATCCAGGTGCATTTCCACAGGCGATTACACCAAGTCCACCAGCATTCGAAACAGCAGCTGCAAGACTTGCATCAGAAATCCATGCCATGCCCCCTTGAATAACGGGGTATTGAATATTTAAAACGTCTTGTATCACAGGCCTTCCTCCTTTAGCAAAAGAATCTAACGTTTTGACAGATCTCGCCGCGTTAGATTCTTCTTATTTCTCTATGCTTGTTTCTTCTCGATGTAAGCGACCAAGTCACCAACCGTAAGGATGGTTGCCAGTTCTTCTGTTTCTACTTCGATCTCAAATTCTTCTTCAATTTCCATAACCAATTGCATCATATCCAGAGAATCTGCTTCCAAGTCCTCTTTAAAATTTGCTTCAAGCGTTACCGCTTCCATTTCTACGTCTAGTTCTTCCACCAAAATTGCTTTTAATTTTTCCATCATTGTTTTTTTCCTCCTTAGAATTACCCGTTAATAATTACCATTGAATAAGGGCTGTGCCCCATGTTAAGCCCGCGCCGAAACCAACGAGCAAAATTTTATCTCCCTTAGCCAGTAATCCCTTTTGATTCATTTCACTTAAAGCGAGGGGAATACTTGCTGCGGAGGTATTTCCATATTCATTTAAATTGAGATAGAACTTTTCGGGATCCATCTTCAATTTTGAAGCCGCAAAATCAAAAATACGTTTATTAGCCTGATGGGGAACAACCCAGCGAATATCATCGTTGGTTAGGTCATGCTTTTTCATCATTTCCTTCAAGCTTTTCGCAACCACCTTTGTGGCAAATTTGAATACATCCTGCCCCTTCATAGAAAGAGCCTCATAGTCAGCCTTCGTTTCTCCCATGGGATTTTTCACTGGAATGGTTGGAATGACAATCAGATCATTTAAATCTCCATCGGTGTAGATCTTGGTATCTTGAAGACCGTTTCGCTCGCTCTTAGCGACCACTGCCGCACCAGCACCATCCCCAAACAAAATACAAGTGTTACGGTCGGTCCAATCGAGATGTTTTGACAAAACCTCAGCACCAATTACCAGTATTTTTTGATAGGAACCCGAGGCAATCAGATTTTTTGCCAGATCAAGACCATAGACAAAACCCGTACATCCCGCCGAAATATCCATAGCGACGGCGTTCTTCGCCCCAATTTTTTTCTGAACCAGTCCCGCTGTACTTGGGGATAAATGATCAGGCGAGGTTGTCGCCAACAAAATCATATCTAGGTCTTCTGCTTCCATGCTGGCATCTTTGAGCGCAGCAATAGCGGCTTTCAGAGCCAAGTCAGAGGTGTTTTCTCCCTCAGAAACATGTCGATTCGCAATCCCTGTACGCGATTGAATCCACTCATCGGAGGTCTCTACGAGCTTCTCCAAATCAAAGTTCGTCATCACCGCTTTCGGTGCGTAGGCACCAATACCCAGAATCTCTGTATAGATCATTCCAGTACCTCCTTTTCACTTACCTTTCCCATGACTCTAAATCTTTCATAGCGCTTCTTCAAAAGCGTTTCAACAGGCAATGCTTGATAGGATGCTATCGTTTCTAGAATTTCCTTGCGAAGCAATTCAACCACAGCTGGCAAGGTCTCTGTTGAAAATTCTACAGGTTCTTTCACCACACGATCTACCATCCCAAAGGATTCAAGATTCTGAGCGGTGATTTTCATCACCTCAGAAGCCTCTTGGGCTCGCGATGCATCTTTCCATAATATCGAAGCAAATCCCTCTGGTGATAAAACGGAGTAAATGCTGTTTTCCATCATCCAAACTTCATCGGCTACAGCCATGGCCAAAGCACCGCCAGATCCGCCTTCACCAATCACGATGGTAATAACAGGTACGGTAAGCCCCGCCATAATGGTCAGGCTTTCAGCAATTGCCTGTCCTTGACCACGCTCTTCCGCCCCCAATCCACAGAAAGCTCCTGGGGTATCTACCAAACATAGAATCGGTCGATTGAATTTTTCAGCCTGCTTCATTAAACGCTGGGCTTTTCTGTACCCTTCCGGATTCAGCATGCCAAAGTTTCGTTTCACTCGGTCCTTGGTGCCAATGCCTTTTTCCTGTCCGAGAATGGTGAAAGCCGTTTGGCCAATCCAGCCGATCCCGCCAATCAAAGCCGGATCATCGCCATATCTTCGGTCACCATGAAATTCCATAAAATCGTCCACAAGGCCCTTGATATAATGAGAAGCAACGGGTCGCTTGGCATCCCGTGCTTTTGTCACACGATCCCACGCTTCCACAGGCATGTCGACTTTAATTGCCTGTAATTCCTCTTTGCGTTTATTTATAGCTTCCGATACATCAATACCATCTGCCTGTAGCGCCTCAAGACGCTTCAGTTCACCTTCTAGGCGTTTCATCTTTTCTCTCATCTTATCCCTCCATGGAGCCTCAGAATCCCACTTAAGGTATCCTTCATCTCATTACGGGGAATGATTCGATCCACAAATCCCTTTTCCAATAAGAATTCCGCTCGCTGGAATCCTTCAGGCAGGGTCTGTCGAATCGTCTGCTCAATAACCCGACGACCAGCAAATCCAATCAAGGCACCCGGTTCAGCCATAATCAGGTCGCCCTGCATGGCAAAACTTGCCGTTACACCACCGGTTGTTGGATCAGTCAATACCGATACATAGAGCCCGCCTGACTTGGAATAGGCTTCTATTGCCAGGCTGATCTTTGCCATCTGCATCAAGGAATAAATTCCCTCCTGCATGCGGGCACCTCCGGATGCACAAAAAATAATCAAGGGTAGGGCTTCCTCTTTTGCACGTTCAACCGCCAGGGTAATTTTCTCCCCAACTACACTGCCCATGCTACCCATCATAAAACTTGCATCCATAACCGCCAATATACAGGCTTGCTTGTCAATCTTTGCAAATCCAGTAACGACGCCTTCTGCTTCCTGGCTTCGCTGGCGATTGCTTTCCAATTTCTTTTCATACCCTGGAAAATCCAAGGGATTTGTTTCTTCCATAAGCATATGGAATTCATCGAAAGCATCCGTAATTTGCGCAATGCGTTCCCGCGCGCCTAATCGCAAATGCTGTCCACATTTTTGACATACACCCTCGGTTGTCTTCAAAATTTCTGAATAAAAAATTTCTCCACAATTAGGACATTTATGAAAATCGCCTTCCGGTATCAATTCTCCCCGGCTAATGGGATCCGCCTCTGTCTGCACAAATGGTTCTTTGGTCTTCGGCAATTGTATGGTTGCATAGGTCCGTTTCTTAAAAAGCATATTCGATTCCCCCTATTTCCAATCCGTCTCCAGCCATTTCGTATGAATCCGCTGCTCCAAGAAATCTGGATGATTTAGAATTTCTAAATGAAAGGCTTGGTTGGTTTTGAGTCCTTCGATTTCCAGCTCCGAAAGGGCCTGCAACATCTTTGCAATGGCCAATTCTCGTGTCTCTGCATGAACAATCAACTTCCCTACCATAGAATCATAGTAAGGCAACACTTCATATCCGGCATAAACAGCACTATCCATGCGCACGCCAAATCCACCCGGTACCCGCAGGCTTGTGATTTTTCCTGGGGAAGGTCGAAATTGATGCGCAGGATCTTCCGCATTTAGTCGACATTCGATAGAATGTCCCTGAATTTCAATTTTTTCTTGCTCGATGTCAAAGGGTTCCCCCTGGGCTACAAGCAATTGCGCTTGAATCAAATCAATTCCTGTCACCATTTCGGTGATTGGGTGCTCAACCTGAATTCTTGTGTTCATTTCAATAAAGTAGAAAGAATAATCATTGCTAACAACAAATTCAATGGTTCCCGCGTTTTCATAATCCACGACGGAAGCTGCTTTGACAGCCGCAGCTGAAATTTCAGCCCGAACCTCTTCTGGTAAAAAAGTAGCCGGTGCCTCTTCCATTACCTTCTGATTCCTTCGTTGCAGCGAGCAATCCCTTGTTCCCAAGTGACGAACATTACCATGTTGATCCGCAATGACCTGTACCTCGATATGCCGCGGATTGACGATCAGTTTCTCTAAGTACATGCGTCCGTCGCCAAATGCCAAATCAGCCTCTTGTCTAGCCGCTTGAAAATGCAGTTCAAATTCCTCTTCCGATTGAATCACACGCATCCCACGACCACCACCGCCGGCTGCAGCCTTAACCAAAACTGGATAACCCAGTGTCTTTGCAATTTCTTTTCCTTCTGTCGCCGTCTCAATCAAGCCATCAGAACCAGGCACCACCGGTACACCCGCATCAATCATCGTTGCACGGGCAACTGATTTATCTCCCATCTTCTCAATCACAGCAGCAGATGGACCAATAAACTTCACCCCAACCTGCTCACAAAGACGTGCAAATTCTGGATTCTCCGATAGAAAGCCAAATCCCGGATGCACTGCATCCGCATGAGACAAGCCCACTGCAACCAGAATATTGTTCATATTTAAATAACTGTCTTTTAAATCTTTTGATCCGATACAAAAGGCTTCATCTGCAAGTTGCACATGCAGACTGTCTCGATCCACATCAGAATACACCGCAACGGTTTCAATCCCTAATTGACGACAGGCGCGTATAATGCGCACAGCAATCTCCCCGCGGTTCGCTACCAATACTTTTTTCATACTTACACCTTCTTCACTCGGAATAATGGTTGTCCATACTCAACGGGCTGTCCATCCTCAATTAAACATTCAAGAATTTCGCAGTCTTCTTCCGCTGTTACTTCATTCATCAGCTTCATCGCTTCTACAATACAAACGGTCTGATCCTTCTTAACGATTGTACCAACTTCTACGTAGTTGTCAGCATCAGGACCTGGTGCTGCATAGAAACTTCCAATAATTGGCGATGTAATTGTTGACCCTTCCAACTCTATTGTTTCTTCCATAAACGGCTCGACCGTCTCTTCTCTTTTTCTGTTTACTTGCGGGCTTTCTACAGCTACAGGCACGCTTGTGCTCTGAACTTGTACCGGTCCTTTCGACTTGTCTGTGATCAACCGCAATCCATCTGTTTCAATTTCTACTCGAATTAGAGATAGTGAATCAATGGTTTGAAGCAAGTTTTGAATCTCTTCTATTTTCATCATTCTCTCTCCGTTTTTTTATTTAGTCTGTCTAACTATTTGACTATATAAGTATACGGGCGTTACAAGGGTGTGTCAACGAATTTCAGAATGAATTTTTTGTTAACAATTAAAAAGAACCCCTCATATCGAGGGGTTCCATTCGCATTACGCTTTAAATTTTTCGTATTTTTCAGCCTTCACTCCGCAAACTGGGCAAACGTCTTTTGCCTCACCAGCCAGGGTATGTCCGCAGACTGGACAAACAGAAACCAAGGCCGCTGCCTCGTAATCCACTCCAGCATCAACAGCCGTTTTTGCCGCTAGAAACAAGCCCGCATGGGTTTTTTCTGCTTCAATGGCGAATTTCATGGAACGAATTGCTTGTTTTTCATCTTGCGCTTCCGCCACAGATAAAAAGGCTGGATACATTTGCTCCACTTCGTGCAATTCTCCATTTCTTGCCCATTCCAAATGGTCCGATGTTTTTGCAATGCCAAAGCCAGCTCCGGCTGGCACCAGAAAATCACCTGTTTCATTTTTCAAGACTCTAAAATGGCCGTGTGCATGAATTTGTTCTGCATAAGCGATAGCCGCAAACAGATTAGCAACCTTTGAAAACCCTTCTTTTGCCGCTTCATTTCCCCAAAGCAAATATCTCATATGGGCTTGGCTCTCTCCCCCAAATGCAGATCGTAAGTTATCAGCTGTCATAGCGTTCATGATGTATCCTCCTATTTTTTCGATAAGATAAGTATACCATAATATACATTAATTTCAAGATTAAATTCATTATAATTTTGTTATTATTACAATTAACCAATTATCAACTTTTTTCAATTTTCTGATGTTTTTGCGGTATAATAATGACAAGTGGAGGTTGACCCTATGAAACGTAAAATACGATCCAATCTACTGTCATTGATTCCATTAATTTTATTCTGGTTTCTTTTGGTTCCTTCTCTGGAACCCATCTTGGTGGTGCAAGGTCTTCTAGCCATCGGCTTCGTTCTGCTCTTCACCCGATCCTGGGTTTCTTCATCGCAATATACCAAATACCACGCCTCTCAACTGCTGGTCTGCATGCCCAAATACGTCTGGGTCTTGTTTCGAAATATCTATCGCTCTGCATTTTCTGTGATTGCAACCATTCTAAAACATAACGCACACCCCAGTGTTGTAGAAGTTCCCATTCAAGCAAAAACACCCTTGGTTCAAACCCTGATTGCCAATGCGATCACCTTGACACCTGGAACCATCACCTTGGACATTCAAGATACAACGCTTTTCGTTTTGTCCATTTATTCAGATGAGGAAACAAACCTACAAATCATCAAAACAATTCAAACCGAACTGGAACCCTTGGTCCTTCCCATCGAAAGGAGGATTCAATATGATTGAAAACCTTACCATGGCTTTTCTTGTGGGCGCCATCGTTTTTTCTGCCATCTTACTCATCCGAGGCCCCTCGGTTTGGGAACGTCTATTGGCCTTAAACCTATTTATGGCAAAATCCGTAATCTTATTGACGGTTTATTCCGTCGTCACCAATCGCACCTTCCTATTAGATCTTGTTATTGCCTATGCGATGATAGGATTTATTGGCATCACCTTAATCTGTCGATTTTTATTGAGAGGGGGTCGTACAAAATGATCGCATCATTGTTATTAATTATCGGCTGTTTGTTTATCGGTTTCAGCATCTTTGGCATTGTTCAGTATCGCAATATCTTCACAAAAATTCTTTTAATATCTAAAGTCGATACAGTTGCCACCCTTACCGTCATTATCGGTTTAATTTTTTATCAAGGTTTTGATGCCTCTTCAATCAAGCTAATCATTTTGATCGTCTTCTTAATGATCACCAATCCCATCAACACCCATATGATTGCACGGGTAGCATGGCTACATGGGGTTCCCTTCGAAGACTCAGTGAGGACGAAATCATGATTCCCATGGAAGAGTTGATCCTCCCCATTTTCTTAGGAATTTTAATAGCCTTGGCCGTTGCCATTAACCTCACAAACAACCACCTAACCGATGTATTCTTATTATCTGGATTCTCACTGTTAGCGGCTTTTTGCTATGTATTGTTTCAAGCGCCAGACGTATCCTTAGCCGAGGTGGCTGTGGGAAGCGCAATTCTTCCCCTGATCTTCATTATCTCCATTTCCAAACATCGCAGTTTTGTCGTACTCAATCTTCTACCACAAAACTGTACCCTGGAATTAGAGGCCTTGACCTTATTACAAGAATTTTGTGACCGATATCGACTACAATTGGTTCTCGTCTCAGACTTAGCCCTAGATGATGTGGAGTTCAAAGTTTTTAGAAAACGCAATATCGACCTGATCATTGAATCCCATGAATATGACATTTGCACATTTACCGGGGTCACCACAAGCTTGATGATGAATCGTTTGGAGTCACGAATTCAATCTTATGACCATTTTGAAATGAAGGAAATTAAAGAAGGTGAATTTATTGTCTAGACGATTGATTGCAGTATTGGTTCCCTTTGGGTTAGCAATCCTATTTATTCAGTTTGCTCAATTAATCCCCGAACTGACAAGTCCACAATTCGAAAATGCAAAAGACTATATTATGCAAAGAGGCTATGCGGAAACAGGAGCCAAAAACCTCGTCTCTGCCATATACCTTGACTATCGCCTGTTCGATTCTCTTTTTGAAGCCGGAATTCTTTTGATTACGGTTGTTGGCATAGTCTTTATGGCAAAATCAGACGAAGACGTATACTAGGAGGCTGTACAATGAAACAATCCATTCTGGTCATCACCATCAGTCGCATTATGTTGCCCTTTGTCTTTCTTTATGGCTTTTATATCATCCTCCATGGCGATCTATCACCAGGAGGCGGCTTTCAAGGCGGGGCAATCCTTGCCACTGGGTTTTTATTGACTTACTTTATCGATGATGAACGGCGGGTTGATCTAAATCGTCTCTTGCGCCGAGAAAAGCTTTTATACCTCAGCATATTGTTGACGGGCAGTCTTTCTGTGATCACCCGTGGAGAACTCTTCACTAATTTTCTATCTCCAGATTTTCCACTAGAAGTTCGAAGGATCTTCTTCCTTCTATTGAATGTCTTAATCAGTCTCAAGGTTGCCCTGGGTTTAACCGCCATCGTGGAGACATTTCTTGAGGAGGGCCAAGGATGAAACTATCATTACTGCTAATCTTTCTTTTGTTTTGCATCGGTTTTTACGGACTCTGTGTAGGCAAGACCGTTATCAAATCTATCTTTAACTTAACCATTGCCCAAACAGCCCTCATTCTCCTCTTCTTTCAATTGGCCTATGCACCCAATGCATCACCGCCAATACTGAATCAAGGAAGCACAGGAATTTGGGTTGATCCCTACCCCCAAGCACTAATGATCACTGATATCGTGATCGGAGCATCCATAACCAGTCTCGCACTTATGTTCAGCATTAAAATTTATCATCATTACGGAACCTTGACTTGGAAAAAATTTATGAATAAGGACTGATTCGATGAATGCCATGCCCTTGATCTTTATTTTTTTACCGATCCTCATCGCCTTGCTCATCTACCTCATCCATCGACCTTGGATCAGTACTCTGGGTTTTCTTTGTCAGGGCGTTATCAGTGTTGCTTTATTTTTCTACACCAGATTCATTCAAATAACCGGAAGTCACGAAATCATCGTCGGTCCCTGGAGCAAAACCATCGGTATAGGTCTTAGAAACGACCTTCTCTCCCTTGGTTTTCTTTGGCTCACCCTGCTATTTTGGTGGGTAATTCTTGCCTATATTTGGTCGGACCGAAAACAAGATTATAAATTTCTTTTCTTTTTTTTCTTTCTAGAAGGTACCTTTATGGGACTTTTGCAAAGCAACGATCTATTCAATTTTTTCATCTTTATCGATATCACTACCATCCTTTCTACGATTCTAATCATCTATGAGAAGGATGGTTTTGCCATCAAAAGCGGTGTCTACTATCTCTTGTTTAATTCGGTCGGCATGCTCTTCTATCAATTGGGCTTTATCTTTATATATTCTTCCATGGGCACCCTAAATATGACCCTACTGGCGGAACGATTGGCACTTGCTCCCCACTCTCCCTTGATTCGATTTTCTTTTTTGTTTTTCTTGGTTGCTGTCGGAGTAAAATCTGCTGTTTTTCCTGTCTACAACTGGCTACCTAAAGCCCATAGTGCTGCGCCGAGCGCAATTTCAGCCCTGCTTTCTGGACTCTTGGTAAAAAGTGGCCTGTATGCGTTTTTACGGATCCGGACCCTTTTCAGCTTTGACTTTATGAATGAATTTTTCTTTTTTCTTGGATTATTTTCCGCCCTGAGCGGCGTAATTTTCGCTCTGAGCCAAAAAGATTTGAAACAGATTCTCGCCTATCATACCGTCTCGCAGATTGGCTTGATCGTCATGGGAATCAGTCAGCCGAATACCCAACTTTACTTGGGCGGCATCAGCCACCTAATCAATCATGCACTCTTTAAGGCACTGCTCTTTCTATGTGCCGGGATTATTATTCATCACTATCAAAAACGAAGGGTCACTGAAATACGGGGTGTTTTTTCTACCATGCCTTTTGTTTCTATCACAATGATCATCGCCATAATCTCCATAACCGGTGGCTTCTTCACCAACGGCTATATCTCGAAAAGCCTTCTCACGTATGGATTGGCAGAACATGCCAGTTGGATACGATTGCTATTTCAAGTCATCAATCTGGGTACTATGGCTTCCTTTATTAAAATCTCGCAGATTTTCTTTGGACCCGGCCTAGCAAAACGACAGCAAATCAATCCAGGCCAATGGATTGCAATTACAACACTAAGCCTTGCTTGTTTGATAATTCCTTGGACCTATGAACCCTTGGGAACCGCATTTGGTCTCCATATATCACATGTCTCGCTCTTCACGCCAGAAAAACTCTTACTCTACCTAATCCAAGCTAGTCTAGGTTTTGGAATCGTTCGATGGCTTATGAAGAAAGATCCCAAATCAGTACGTGCCATTCGTCACTTTCAGCTTAGTTTTGGCGCTTCCAATGCATTAATGCTTCTTTTCTTACTTCTGATGATCGTATCGGCTAGCCCGCTATAGAGAGAAACGATTCTTGCCTCCCTTTAAGCGGACTCTATTAAAAGGATGATTCCATGGATATAATGCCCGTCACTTTGATTGTCATACCAATTATAACTGCATGCTTGATCCATCTCATCCACAAACCATGGATCAGCATCTTGGCTTTTGTCTGTCAAGGACTCTTAACGATTCTCTTGCTTCAATACTCCGCATTCATACAAGTTGTTGGCATCCACGATCTTATCATTGGTCCGTGGGACTCCTGGATTGGAATTGGACTAAGGAACGATCTTTTGTCCCTTTGTTTTCTTTGGCTCACTCTGTTATTTTGGTGGATCACCCTTTTCTACATCTGGTCGTCACACAAAGAAAACTATAAATTTTTATTCTTTCTCCTGTTCTTAGAAGCTACATTTTTGGGTCTGCTTCAATGCAATGACCTATTCAGCCTTTTTGTCTTTATAGAAATCACAACCATCTTATCCACAATTTTAATCATTTATGAAAAAAATGGCTATGCTATCAAAAGTGGCATTTATTACTTGCTCTTCAATTCAGTGGGTATGCTCTTTTATCAACTCGGA
This genomic window contains:
- the fabK gene encoding enoyl-[acyl-carrier-protein] reductase FabK; its protein translation is MIQDVLNIQYPVIQGGMAWISDASLAAAVSNAGGLGVIACGNAPGSYVREQIQKIRQLTDKPYGLNVMLLSPYVEEVALIATEEKVPVVITGAGDPSRFIKAWQSNGTKVIPVVASVALAKRMVRLGVDAIIAEGGEAGGHVGELNTMTLVPAVVDAIDLPVIAAGGIFDARGVLASFALGAVGVQVGTRFILAEECTVHENYKKKVMKAKDIDSFVTGRNTGHPVRVLRNPLSKELKKMDQAGKNAEEIEAYSAGSLYRAAIEGDMKTGSFMAGQCACMVSEIEPAAKILESLLALSEPFAQLKKQVEAL
- a CDS encoding acyl carrier protein; translated protein: MMEKLKAILVEELDVEMEAVTLEANFKEDLEADSLDMMQLVMEIEEEFEIEVETEELATILTVGDLVAYIEKKQA
- a CDS encoding ketoacyl-ACP synthase III, translated to MIYTEILGIGAYAPKAVMTNFDLEKLVETSDEWIQSRTGIANRHVSEGENTSDLALKAAIAALKDASMEAEDLDMILLATTSPDHLSPSTAGLVQKKIGAKNAVAMDISAGCTGFVYGLDLAKNLIASGSYQKILVIGAEVLSKHLDWTDRNTCILFGDGAGAAVVAKSERNGLQDTKIYTDGDLNDLIVIPTIPVKNPMGETKADYEALSMKGQDVFKFATKVVAKSLKEMMKKHDLTNDDIRWVVPHQANKRIFDFAASKLKMDPEKFYLNLNEYGNTSAASIPLALSEMNQKGLLAKGDKILLVGFGAGLTWGTALIQW
- a CDS encoding acetyl-CoA carboxylase carboxyltransferase subunit alpha, which gives rise to MREKMKRLEGELKRLEALQADGIDVSEAINKRKEELQAIKVDMPVEAWDRVTKARDAKRPVASHYIKGLVDDFMEFHGDRRYGDDPALIGGIGWIGQTAFTILGQEKGIGTKDRVKRNFGMLNPEGYRKAQRLMKQAEKFNRPILCLVDTPGAFCGLGAEERGQGQAIAESLTIMAGLTVPVITIVIGEGGSGGALAMAVADEVWMMENSIYSVLSPEGFASILWKDASRAQEASEVMKITAQNLESFGMVDRVVKEPVEFSTETLPAVVELLRKEILETIASYQALPVETLLKKRYERFRVMGKVSEKEVLE
- the accD gene encoding acetyl-CoA carboxylase, carboxyltransferase subunit beta; this encodes MLFKKRTYATIQLPKTKEPFVQTEADPISRGELIPEGDFHKCPNCGEIFYSEILKTTEGVCQKCGQHLRLGARERIAQITDAFDEFHMLMEETNPLDFPGYEKKLESNRQRSQEAEGVVTGFAKIDKQACILAVMDASFMMGSMGSVVGEKITLAVERAKEEALPLIIFCASGGARMQEGIYSLMQMAKISLAIEAYSKSGGLYVSVLTDPTTGGVTASFAMQGDLIMAEPGALIGFAGRRVIEQTIRQTLPEGFQRAEFLLEKGFVDRIIPRNEMKDTLSGILRLHGGIR
- a CDS encoding acetyl-CoA carboxylase biotin carboxylase subunit; amino-acid sequence: MKKVLVANRGEIAVRIIRACRQLGIETVAVYSDVDRDSLHVQLADEAFCIGSKDLKDSYLNMNNILVAVGLSHADAVHPGFGFLSENPEFARLCEQVGVKFIGPSAAVIEKMGDKSVARATMIDAGVPVVPGSDGLIETATEGKEIAKTLGYPVLVKAAAGGGGRGMRVIQSEEEFELHFQAARQEADLAFGDGRMYLEKLIVNPRHIEVQVIADQHGNVRHLGTRDCSLQRRNQKVMEEAPATFLPEEVRAEISAAAVKAASVVDYENAGTIEFVVSNDYSFYFIEMNTRIQVEHPITEMVTGIDLIQAQLLVAQGEPFDIEQEKIEIQGHSIECRLNAEDPAHQFRPSPGKITSLRVPGGFGVRMDSAVYAGYEVLPYYDSMVGKLIVHAETRELAIAKMLQALSELEIEGLKTNQAFHLEILNHPDFLEQRIHTKWLETDWK
- the accB gene encoding acetyl-CoA carboxylase biotin carboxyl carrier protein, whose translation is MMKIEEIQNLLQTIDSLSLIRVEIETDGLRLITDKSKGPVQVQSTSVPVAVESPQVNRKREETVEPFMEETIELEGSTITSPIIGSFYAAPGPDADNYVEVGTIVKKDQTVCIVEAMKLMNEVTAEEDCEILECLIEDGQPVEYGQPLFRVKKV
- the rbr2 gene encoding rubrerythrin-2, translated to MNAMTADNLRSAFGGESQAHMRYLLWGNEAAKEGFSKVANLFAAIAYAEQIHAHGHFRVLKNETGDFLVPAGAGFGIAKTSDHLEWARNGELHEVEQMYPAFLSVAEAQDEKQAIRSMKFAIEAEKTHAGLFLAAKTAVDAGVDYEAAALVSVCPVCGHTLAGEAKDVCPVCGVKAEKYEKFKA
- a CDS encoding hypothetical protein (frameshifted, insertion/deletion at around 2442997), with protein sequence MKQSILVITISRIMLPFVFLYGFYIILHGDLSPGGGFQGGAILATGFLLTYFIDDERRVDLNRLLRREKLLYLSILLTGSLSVITRGELFTNFLSPDFPLEVRRIFFLLLNVLISLKVALGLTAIVETFLEEGQG